In Glycine soja cultivar W05 chromosome 10, ASM419377v2, whole genome shotgun sequence, the genomic stretch AGCAGATGGGGGAGACAATAGCTTCCAATCCTACTTTGCAAGTGTCTGTTTCATTTGGTAGATTTGAGAATGATTCCTTGTCTTGGGAGAAATGGTCTGCTTTCTCACCAAACAAGTACTTGGAAGAAGTTGAGAAGTGCGCCACTCCTGGATCAGTTGCTTAGaagaaagcttactttgaagctcattacaagaaTGTTGCGGCTCGGAAAGCCGAATTGCTGGCTCAAGCGaagcagaaggagaaagatTCTCCTAGATCACAACATCAAAATGGTGAAGATCTGAGTTGTAACACTTGTTGGACTGATGCAGAATGTGATGATACTCAAGGTTTTATGGAAGGGGTTAAGTTTAAGCAAGAAACCAATTCAATTGGTGAGATTGTTAGGACCGATGAGAGTAATTTGGAGGAGGATGTTGCAATTTCAAGAGATTATCAAGGTTCATCTATtgaaggagagaaagagaatgaaGAACTAGAAAGCAGATCAGGTAGTTCCCAGATAGAGAAACTTGAAGAAGTTGTCTACGTTGAACAAGGGGGAAGTAAAGAAGAAAATCCTAACGTTGAAGCTGAAGATGTTAAGGAAATTCCACACAATGTAAACAAAGAGCCTGCACAGGCTTTAGAAATTGAAGCAAAATATGTGACATTGGATCATCCAAAGGTATCTAAGAAGGTATGCTTTAATTCATGTATTCAACAAATTTTGATTAGTGGAAAATTTGAGtggttaaataataattaacaccCCATAAAATTTGGCTATTTGGTTACCCattattctatttttcaaaCTGACCAAGGTTTTTTAAGTTTCTCTCTAAatttaaaactctttaaaatatgattttttttttatagatttaaaatgtattttttagcaTGGACAATGACTGATTTTTTATCCTAGATTAAATAAACATTTCAATAttcttaactaatttttttcctctaataTTATTTACCAATAATTGAGGGTAATCAAATAAATACGAAGGCATACTTACATGTGACTATAGCTTTGGTTAGCTTCTTTATACTGTTTTTAGGTATGAATAAATCTAACCAGGAATGCATTTCACATGGATAGGGATTTGTAACAGATTTTGGGTACCTATGGTACCAtgacaatatatattttgtttactgtttttttatataaaaaatatctatttatccacatttcactaaaaatgttttatgcAGACATGTTTTTCCTAATCATGTTACTTTTGAACTTAATTTGCTAAGGTTGTCTGGGCGTTTGAATCAGTTTTTCGATACGACATTCAGTTCTAAGTGGCAATTACATAAAAGGCAATTACATTCAGAGGTGATCCTAATAACCAAAAttcctaatttaaaaaaaaaaattcacaatgtatcaaatatttggcaatttttaaaatgaagttGTGGGTgttacgaatcaagttgatccgtaaacaTTTTACAGGTCAAGTTGATCCAGAAAATgattacggatcaagttgatctgtaaacTATCTTTGAGtagtttacggatcaagttgatccgtaagcatCTTTTGGATCAACTTGGACCGTAACatgcttacggatcaacttgatccgtaacacTCACAACTCCACTTTCAGATCAGCATTCTACACTATTGCcggcaacaatggtggaaatGACAGGGTCACGACACTTACCTCGACAGTGGACGGTGACGAAGCTCCCTCGACGGTAGACGACGGCGTTGCTCTTCGCGGAAGCCTCCTTGATGCACCACAACAACCTCCTATTCACGGCAACAATGGTGGCAAGCTCCTCaacgaaaaagaagaagaagaacctctTCCCACAACCTCCTCTTAACggcaacgaagaagaagaaaatggaaaCGGCTGATGATGTGAGAAAGAAGAAGCAGAAAGCCTGTGAGGAAGAACAGAAGAAAACCGCAGGAAGAAGAAGGGGAAACGCGGGGcgggagagagagagtctcggattaatttttaaaaaaataagtaagggGTATTATGGACTTTTCACTAcaagtgctgggtgcaccagtaAAAaagctgggtgcacctagcagcacTCTTATTGTTATTGGATCTTAACCTAGAAGGCCCAATCAACTAGAGCCCAATCCAACAATCTTGGGGTTTTACTTTCACTTCTGCTTTCTAATACGAGAAAACGCGCGCATTTCAAAATCTGACGAGAGATGTTTCTGATTTGAAGTTGCTACTCTATGCGAGCAACCAATCAACGCGATCTGATACGATCAACCTTCGACTTGAACGGTAAAAACATTTCTACACTGATTCATATTCTTTGCTCTTAAAATACAAATCGAACGGAAAATCTAATTCATCGATCTTCTTTGTTTCCTTTCTATGATTTTCTACCGGTTAACTGATTCTTGCTACTCAATCAATCATCTACGTTACTATACTGTTTGCTTtcgtttttttaaattttaatgtctTCGATTCTGATTTCGCATAAAGTTTGCGTTCTCGTTAACATTGTGTTTGTGTTACTGTTGTTTGTAGCGGCTCTATCCTGAATATATATGCTTTTACGTTGCCTTTCTAGTTTCAAATGTTCAAGTTCACTCACGGTGCTAATTAATTGCAATTTATTCTAATatatgctgatttttttttattattgttaatttattttgtgaatgTTTCGGTTATAGGCGTAAAAGTGCTTTTAGGCTAGTATCTCTAGGCGTAACCGATGTCAACTCAAAGGGAAAGCACAGAGAGCGGAGCTATGAGGAAACGAATGAAACATGAGGTATTTGTTTCATCGTCTTTCAATCTTTCTCTGTCTTGAATTTACCTTCCGTTCTTTTCAGCATCCTTtactttttcgatttttttttccacaaaaaataggtgGCAGAAAAGGCGGGAGATGAAGCAGAATCAAAGACTGTAGAGGAGGAAGAATTCGAGACCAACATTGCTGGATCTGAAGAAATGGAACTCAGTGTCTCTCTTATTCTTGAGAAGATTGAGAGTTATACTCAGAGGGTAGCTATATATAGTTATACACCGAACACCGTGTAAAGCTTGGAATCGTAGTGTATAAAAAAGTCACCTAACTTTTTGACTTGCTGAATGATGGATTGCATGTAGGTATCTGAGCTCCTAGAATCAGGGAAAACAATGTTGAAGGAGCTAAGCGATGAATTTGAAGAGAAACTGATTATGTGAGCTGTGAAGTTGTCACTAAAcatcttttacttttaataCTATTGACTTTCTGTGGTACGATCCTTTTAACTTTAACTTTACAATATTCAGGATTCACAAGGAGCAAGTGGAAAAATGGCAAGAAGAAATCAGAGAACTGCGTGCACTCGATGCTTCAAATGAGGAAGCCAATGCTCTTCTGCATAATGCTCGACATCTTCTTCAGCCCACTCGCGATCATTAGTGAGGGTAATTTTCTGATGTATATGTACATTCATTAATCAGGAAATATGTATGCCTTGGTAGGAGTTTGAATGTGCTATGCTAGCCTGGGGAATACTCGGGCACTATTGGATCATTAGGAATTTAAGATTGGATTAATTTGAATTGGGCTGTTTCCCATCATCTAAATCTTAATGTGCAATATATACTCATCACAATTGGTTAATATAGGCGGGGGAGTTATAGAAACTTTAGTAGTAATGACACTCGGGCAAATTTGTGGCATTTAAATTGAGAGATGGCAATTAACAGGAAGGTGGTGTTTGGATTTTTTCGCCGTAAAAGGATGAACGAGTCAACTCAAGTCCTTTATTTTAATGGACTTCTTCTCTGAACTTGCCttttcttgaattcaacttctTTGATCAATTAATTTCCTGATGTTGAGTTTACCTATGCTAAGATTGTTGAAAGGCTTGATATTGAGAAGTTTGTTCACATGCAGGTTTTCCAACGTTTGCGGATTGAGTGAAAACTCATGAGATATATAATGTCCTACCATTTTACCTGGATCCCATTTGGGCATTGTTAGAAAAAGTCTTAATATTGATggttaaacaaaagaaaatatatagatGGTTAAATGAAAAGAAGTTTCAACATTACCAATTTAGTGTTGCTTTGCTTGGTAGCAAGTGAAAGGGAAAACTTTAGGCTTATAGACATCGATACATTGTACAGGAAATTAACTTCTATAGTTTTATTTCTATTCTGTTATAGCCTTACGTGTTAACAAATAGCTAGAGACTATCGTACATGTGATATGAACATTGCATTGAAGAGAACAATTAACATCATTGACAAGAATGTAATTGAGGATAACGGGAGTCGAAAACAAAAGAGAATGTTCAT encodes the following:
- the LOC114369709 gene encoding uncharacterized protein LOC114369709 is translated as MSTQRESTESGAMRKRMKHEVAEKAGDEAESKTVEEEEFETNIAGSEEMELSVSLILEKIESYTQRVSELLESGKTMLKELSDEFEEKLIMIHKEQVEKWQEEIRELRALDASNEEANALLHNARHLLQPTRDH